One Gordonia pseudamarae genomic window, CGCGACCCTGCCGCCGATCGACACCGTGTGCGACTCGGCCCGTCAGCTCGCCGGACTGGTGATCGAGCGTGCGTCATGACGACGCGCTTCGTTCCCGCGGTGACCGCGCTGCTGGCGGCGATGCTGCTGCTCGCCGGATGTTCCGTCGACGGGGAGCCCGTCGCGGTGGGTCAGCGCGACACCGGCGGCGACAGCCAGGTCGACACCGATCGCTACGACAATCTCCTGCTCGAATGCGACATACTCTCCGACGCGACGATCTCCAAGGTGCTCGGCGGCGGTTCCGTCCAGGGGACGTTCGTCGGCGCGATCTGCCGGTGGATCGTCACCGGTGCGACCACCACGTCGGTGACCTTCACCTGGTACGAGTCGGGCAGCCTCAACTCGGAGAAGCAGATCGCCAAGAAGTTCGGGTACACCACCGAGAACATCAAGATCGCCAGCCAGACCGGCTTCACCCAGCGCGACCCGAAGGACCCGGGCAAATGCGGGGTCACCGCACGCGCCCCGAGCCGGGGGGTCTTCACCTGGTGGACCGAACCGCGCGGCGGTGCTGCGGCCGACCCCTGCGCGGCGCCCACGAAGCTGATGGAATTGGTGCTCAGCGGCGGGCAATGATAATTACCGGGCTCCGGTCGGCCCTTGGTCGCCGTCGTCCTCCCTCGTTCACGCGGGCCCGTACCTCGTCCGGTTCACTCGGTCGTCCAGAGGCCGGCTTGTCCCGGGACTGGTACAGTCTCCGCTAACTAGAACACGTTCTAGACAGGTGTCCAGAACAATCGGCGAAAGGTAACGCACCGATGCGAGTGGCTCTGCTGTCATACCGGAGCAAGCCGCACTGCGGCGGACAGGGTGTTTACGTCCGGCATCTCAGCCGCGAACTGGCGCTGCTCGGTCACCAGGTGGAGATCTTCTCCGGAGCCCCGTATCCCGAACTCGACCAGGCTGCCGCCGACGCCGGGGTGACCGTCACGAAGGTACCCAGCCTCGGCCTCTATGACGAGCCGAATCTGTTCCGTACGCCCCGACCGCGGGAGTATCGCGACTGGATCGACGTGATCGAGGTGCTCTCGATGTGGACCGCGAGCTTCGCCGAACCCCTCACCTTCAGCCTGCGTGCGGCACGACTGCTCAAGTCCCGCCGCGCCGACTTCGACGTCGTACACGACAACCAGTGCCTCGGTTACGGGCTGCTGGGCATCCAGCGCGCCGGGTTCCCGCTGATCGCCACGATCCACCACCCGATCACCCGCGACCGCACCCTGGCGGTCAGGGCCGCCAAGGGGTTCAAGAAGGTCACGGCCTGGCGCTGGCATTCGTTCCTGGCGATGCAGGGCAGGGTCGCGCGGCGCATTCCCGAACTTCTGACCGTCTCGCGCAGCAGCGAGGTCGACATCCGCAAGGCCTTCGATATCGATCGGGGCAGGATCACCACCATTCCGCTCGGCGTCGACACCGAGGTGTTCACCGCGGACTGCGCGCCCGCGCGGATTCCGGGCCGGATCGTGTGCGTGGCCAGCGCCGACGCCCCGCTCAAGGGCGTGTCGTATCTGCTGGAGGCCGTCGCCAAGCTCGGTGCCGAGCGCGATGTGTCGCTGACCCTGGTGTCCCGGCTCGATCCCGACGGTCCGTCGGCCACGCTGATCGACCAGCTCGCGATCAGGGATCGGGTGACCGTGGTCTCCGGTCTGGAGGACGGCGAGCTGGCCGAACTGCTGGCGTCGGCAGAGGTGGCATGCGTGCCGTCGCTGTACGAGGGATTCTCGCTGCCGGCGGTGGAGGCGATGAGCTGCTCGACACCGCTGGTGGCCACCCGCACCGGTGCCATCCCGGAGGTGGTCGGGGCGACCGATCCGGAGGACGCCGGCCGGGGAGCCGACGGGCCGGCCGCTCTCCTTGTGCCGCCGCGTGATTCGGAGAAGCTGGCGCAGGCGATCGGTGGCTTGCTCGATGACGCCGGTCTGCGTGCGCGGATCGGTGC contains:
- a CDS encoding glycosyltransferase family 4 protein, producing the protein MRVALLSYRSKPHCGGQGVYVRHLSRELALLGHQVEIFSGAPYPELDQAAADAGVTVTKVPSLGLYDEPNLFRTPRPREYRDWIDVIEVLSMWTASFAEPLTFSLRAARLLKSRRADFDVVHDNQCLGYGLLGIQRAGFPLIATIHHPITRDRTLAVRAAKGFKKVTAWRWHSFLAMQGRVARRIPELLTVSRSSEVDIRKAFDIDRGRITTIPLGVDTEVFTADCAPARIPGRIVCVASADAPLKGVSYLLEAVAKLGAERDVSLTLVSRLDPDGPSATLIDQLAIRDRVTVVSGLEDGELAELLASAEVACVPSLYEGFSLPAVEAMSCSTPLVATRTGAIPEVVGATDPEDAGRGADGPAALLVPPRDSEKLAQAIGGLLDDAGLRARIGARGRARVEEFYSWAAVAARTAAHYETVLRQSAAVETIKEAGEC
- a CDS encoding DUF3558 domain-containing protein; this encodes MTTRFVPAVTALLAAMLLLAGCSVDGEPVAVGQRDTGGDSQVDTDRYDNLLLECDILSDATISKVLGGGSVQGTFVGAICRWIVTGATTTSVTFTWYESGSLNSEKQIAKKFGYTTENIKIASQTGFTQRDPKDPGKCGVTARAPSRGVFTWWTEPRGGAAADPCAAPTKLMELVLSGGQ